Proteins found in one Allorhizobium pseudoryzae genomic segment:
- the gyrA gene encoding DNA gyrase subunit A — protein sequence MTEQSTPGGGKLPPGIEPISIMEEMQRSYLDYAMSVIVSRALPDVRDGLKPVHRRILYGMNELGLDWNKKYVKSARVTGDVMGKYHPHGDAAIYDALARMAQDWSLRMPLIDGQGNFGSIDGDPPAAQRYTECRLQKVAHSLLDDLDKETVDFRDNYDGTLSEPVVVPAKFPNLLVNGAGGIAVGMATNIPPHNLSEVIDGCIALIDNPAIELPELMQIIPGPDFPTGALVLGRSGIKSAYETGRGSVIMRGRARVEPMRGDREQIIIDEVPYQVNKATMIEKIAELVREKRIEGISDLRDESDRQGYRVVIELKRDANADVILNQLYRYTPLQTSFGCNMVALNGGKPEQLTLIDMLKAFVNFREEVVSRRTKYLLRKARDRAHVLVGLAISVANIDEVINLIRRAPDPATAREQLMERRWPAKDVESLIRLIDDPRHRINEDGTYNLSEEQARAILELRLARLTALGRDEIADELNKIGAEISDYLDILSSRLRIQQIVKDELIGVRDEFGTPRRTEIMDGGPDMDDEDLIAREDMVVTVSHLGYIKRVPLTTYRAQRRGGKGRSGMATRDEDFVTRLFVANTHTPVLFFSSRGIVYKEKVWRLPIGTPQSRGKALINMLPLEPGERITTIMPLPEDEDSWANLDVMFSTTRGTVRRNKLSDFIQVNRNGKIAMKLEEEGDEILSVETCSPPNTDLNLPGDDVLLTTALGQCIRFPVEDVRVFAGRNSIGVRGITLAEGDRLISMTIVGHVAAEPWERAAYLKRSAAERRAAGVDEEDIALVGEEVTEEGQLSDERYEYLKAQEEFVLTISERGFGKRSSSYDFRTSGRGGKGIRATDTSKTNEIGELVAAFPVEDKDQLMLVSNGGQLIRVPVDGIRIASRATKGVTIFSTAKDEKVVSVERISEPEGDEENGVLAEEITAETGDLGEPAPGGETE from the coding sequence TTGACTGAGCAGAGCACCCCCGGCGGCGGAAAGCTGCCTCCCGGCATCGAACCTATTTCCATCATGGAGGAGATGCAGCGCTCCTACCTCGATTACGCCATGAGCGTCATCGTAAGCCGTGCGCTGCCCGACGTGCGTGACGGTCTGAAGCCGGTTCATCGACGCATCCTCTACGGGATGAACGAACTCGGGCTGGACTGGAACAAGAAATACGTGAAGTCGGCACGTGTCACCGGTGACGTGATGGGTAAATACCATCCGCACGGCGATGCGGCGATCTATGATGCGCTCGCCCGCATGGCGCAGGACTGGTCGCTGCGCATGCCGCTGATCGACGGTCAGGGCAATTTCGGCTCCATCGACGGTGACCCGCCGGCCGCCCAGCGTTATACGGAATGCCGCCTGCAGAAGGTGGCGCATTCGCTGCTCGACGATCTCGACAAGGAAACCGTCGATTTCCGCGACAACTATGACGGCACGCTGTCCGAGCCGGTCGTGGTGCCCGCCAAGTTCCCGAACCTTCTGGTCAACGGCGCGGGCGGCATTGCCGTGGGCATGGCGACCAACATTCCGCCGCACAATCTCTCGGAAGTAATCGACGGCTGTATCGCGCTGATCGATAATCCGGCGATCGAACTGCCGGAGCTGATGCAGATCATTCCGGGGCCGGATTTCCCGACGGGTGCGCTCGTGCTCGGCCGGTCCGGCATCAAGTCGGCTTACGAGACGGGCCGCGGCTCGGTGATCATGCGCGGCCGTGCCCGCGTCGAGCCGATGCGCGGTGATCGCGAGCAGATCATCATCGATGAAGTTCCCTACCAGGTGAACAAGGCGACGATGATCGAAAAGATCGCCGAGCTGGTGCGCGAAAAGCGCATCGAGGGCATTTCCGATCTGCGCGATGAAAGCGACCGGCAGGGTTATCGGGTCGTGATCGAATTGAAGCGCGATGCCAATGCCGACGTCATCCTGAACCAGCTCTACCGTTACACGCCGCTGCAGACATCCTTCGGTTGCAACATGGTGGCGCTGAATGGCGGCAAGCCCGAACAGCTGACGCTGATCGACATGCTGAAGGCCTTTGTCAACTTCCGCGAAGAAGTCGTTAGCCGGCGTACGAAGTACCTGCTGCGCAAGGCGCGCGACCGTGCGCATGTCTTGGTCGGTCTTGCCATTTCGGTTGCCAATATCGATGAGGTGATCAACCTGATTCGCAGGGCTCCGGACCCGGCAACCGCCCGCGAACAGCTGATGGAACGCCGCTGGCCGGCGAAGGATGTGGAATCCCTTATCCGGCTCATCGATGACCCGCGTCACCGCATCAACGAAGACGGCACCTACAACCTTTCGGAAGAACAGGCCCGCGCCATTCTTGAATTGCGCCTGGCGCGCCTCACCGCGCTGGGTCGCGATGAAATCGCGGATGAGTTGAACAAGATCGGCGCCGAGATCAGCGATTACCTTGACATCCTGTCGTCGCGCCTGCGCATCCAGCAGATCGTCAAGGACGAGCTGATCGGCGTTCGCGACGAGTTCGGCACGCCGCGCCGCACCGAAATCATGGATGGCGGTCCGGACATGGACGATGAGGATCTCATCGCCCGCGAGGACATGGTCGTCACCGTGTCGCATCTCGGCTATATCAAGCGCGTGCCGCTCACCACCTACCGGGCGCAACGTCGCGGCGGCAAGGGCCGCTCCGGCATGGCAACGCGCGACGAGGATTTCGTCACGCGTCTGTTCGTCGCCAACACCCACACACCGGTTCTGTTCTTCTCCTCGCGTGGCATCGTCTACAAGGAAAAGGTCTGGCGCCTGCCGATCGGTACGCCGCAATCGCGTGGCAAGGCGCTCATCAACATGCTGCCGCTGGAACCCGGCGAACGCATCACCACGATCATGCCGCTGCCGGAGGACGAGGACAGCTGGGCCAATCTCGACGTGATGTTCTCGACGACGCGCGGCACCGTGCGCCGGAACAAGCTGTCGGACTTCATCCAGGTCAACCGCAACGGCAAGATTGCAATGAAGCTGGAGGAAGAGGGCGACGAGATCCTGTCGGTCGAGACCTGTTCGCCGCCGAATACGGACCTCAACCTGCCGGGCGACGACGTGCTTTTGACGACGGCGCTTGGCCAGTGCATCCGTTTCCCCGTCGAGGACGTGCGCGTCTTTGCCGGCCGCAATTCCATCGGCGTGCGGGGCATTACGCTCGCTGAAGGCGATCGCCTGATCTCCATGACCATTGTCGGCCATGTGGCGGCCGAGCCCTGGGAGCGTGCCGCCTACCTGAAGCGCTCGGCTGCCGAACGCCGTGCCGCGGGGGTCGATGAAGAGGATATCGCGCTTGTTGGCGAGGAAGTGACCGAAGAAGGTCAGCTGAGCGACGAACGCTACGAATATCTGAAGGCGCAGGAGGAGTTCGTCCTGACGATTTCCGAACGCGGCTTCGGCAAACGCTCCTCCTCCTACGATTTCCGTACCTCCGGTCGCGGCGGCAAGGGTATCCGCGCCACCGACACCTCGAAGACCAACGAGATCGGTGAACTGGTTGCCGCCTTCCCGGTCGAGGACAAGGACCAGTTGATGCTCGTCTCCAACGGCGGCCAGTTGATCCGCGTGCCGGTGGATGGAATCCGCATCGCCAGCCGTGCGACGAAGGGTGTGACGATCTTCTCGACGGCCAAGGACGAGAAAGTGGTCTCCGTGGAGCGCATCAGCGAACCGGAAGGTGACGAAGAAAACGGCGTATTGGCCGAAGAGATCACCGCGGAAACCGGTGACCTCGGCGAACCGGCACCGGGCGGCGAGACCGAATGA
- the coaD gene encoding pantetheine-phosphate adenylyltransferase, translated as MTTAFYPGSFDPMTNGHLDVLIQALSVADRLVVGIGVHPGKVPMFTFEERAELIRRALAEVVPERMETLTVVSFDNLVIHAARDHGAKILIRGLRDGTDLDYEMQMAGMNAQMAPDIQTVFLPAGTASRPITATLVRQIASMGGDVRAFVPNAVLDALTQKLKR; from the coding sequence ATGACGACCGCCTTCTATCCCGGCTCCTTCGACCCAATGACCAATGGACATCTGGACGTGTTGATCCAGGCGCTGAGCGTGGCCGATCGTCTGGTTGTCGGCATCGGCGTCCATCCGGGCAAGGTGCCGATGTTCACCTTCGAAGAACGGGCGGAGTTGATCCGCCGCGCGCTGGCGGAGGTCGTTCCGGAACGGATGGAGACGCTGACGGTTGTTTCCTTCGACAATCTGGTGATCCATGCCGCACGCGATCACGGCGCGAAAATCCTGATCCGCGGCCTGCGGGATGGCACGGATCTCGATTACGAAATGCAGATGGCGGGCATGAATGCGCAGATGGCGCCGGACATCCAGACGGTGTTCCTGCCTGCCGGCACCGCCTCGCGACCGATTACGGCCACATTGGTCCGGCAGATCGCCTCGATGGGCGGCGACGTGAGGGCCTTCGTGCCGAACGCCGTTCTTGATGCGCTGACACAGAAGCTGAAACGCTGA
- a CDS encoding peptidylprolyl isomerase: MKLMTLAFAGALAAASFVSQALAAADDFLTIQLKDGPVVVQLMPEVAPKHVAQVKKLAAEGKYNNVAFHRVIDGFMAQTGDVQYGNMEKGFDARRAGMGGSELPDIPAEFSKVPFERGTVGMARSQDPNSANSQFFIMFDKGSFLNGQYTVIGKVVSGMENVDKIKRGQGGNGEVSNPDRMIKVTVGK; encoded by the coding sequence ATGAAATTGATGACCCTTGCCTTTGCCGGTGCGCTTGCCGCCGCCTCCTTCGTCTCGCAGGCGCTCGCCGCTGCCGATGACTTTCTCACCATCCAGCTGAAGGATGGCCCGGTGGTCGTGCAGCTGATGCCGGAGGTTGCGCCGAAGCACGTGGCACAGGTGAAGAAGCTGGCCGCTGAGGGCAAATACAACAATGTTGCCTTTCACCGCGTGATCGACGGCTTCATGGCCCAGACGGGCGATGTGCAGTACGGCAACATGGAGAAGGGTTTTGATGCCCGCCGCGCCGGCATGGGCGGTTCCGAACTGCCGGATATCCCGGCGGAGTTCTCGAAGGTGCCGTTCGAACGCGGCACGGTCGGCATGGCCCGCTCGCAGGACCCGAACTCGGCGAACTCGCAATTCTTCATCATGTTCGACAAGGGCTCGTTCCTCAACGGCCAGTACACCGTCATCGGCAAGGTCGTGTCCGGCATGGAAAATGTGGACAAGATCAAGCGTGGCCAGGGCGGCAATGGCGAAGTTTCCAATCCCGACCGGATGATCAAGGTTACCGTCGGGAAATAA
- a CDS encoding peptidylprolyl isomerase — protein MAEIKDPENTIIMETTKGKVVIALMPDLAPGHVARVKELAREGAYDGVVFHRVIADFMAQTGDVKFGKKGGESFNPGRAGMGGSDKPDLKAEFSAVPHVRGTCSMARSQSPNSANSQFFICFTDAPWLNKQYSVWGQVIEGMDFIDQIKKGEPVSDPDSIVSMKVAADIAA, from the coding sequence ATGGCCGAGATCAAGGATCCGGAAAACACCATCATCATGGAAACCACCAAGGGCAAGGTCGTCATCGCGCTGATGCCGGATCTCGCTCCCGGCCATGTGGCCCGCGTCAAGGAACTGGCCCGCGAAGGCGCCTATGACGGCGTGGTCTTCCACCGCGTGATTGCGGATTTCATGGCGCAGACGGGCGACGTGAAGTTCGGCAAGAAGGGTGGCGAAAGCTTCAACCCGGGCCGTGCCGGCATGGGCGGTTCCGACAAGCCGGACCTGAAGGCCGAATTCTCGGCCGTTCCGCACGTGCGCGGCACCTGCTCCATGGCCCGCTCGCAGAGCCCGAACTCGGCGAACTCGCAGTTCTTCATCTGCTTCACCGACGCACCGTGGCTGAACAAGCAGTATTCGGTCTGGGGTCAGGTCATCGAGGGCATGGACTTCATCGACCAGATCAAGAAGGGCGAGCCGGTGTCCGATCCGGATTCGATTGTCTCGATGAAGGTCGCGGCCGACATCGCCGCCTGA
- the queA gene encoding tRNA preQ1(34) S-adenosylmethionine ribosyltransferase-isomerase QueA → MRVDLFDFDLPEENIALRPANPRDSARLLVVQPDGTEVLSDHVVRDLPSFLKAGDALVFNDTKVIPAQLEGIRSREGAPDLHLSATLHMRIAPDAWKAFAKPGKRLKIGDRIRFGHSGSSCFLGTLDAVLEEKGEGGEVTLRFDLSGPSLDEAIMAVGHIPLPPYIAAKRPEDEQDSRDYQTIYAREEGAVAAPTAGLHFTPDLFAALDAAGIERHFVTLHVGAGTFLPVKADDTAEHKMHSEIGTVSPATAGALNAVRARGGRIVSVGTTSLRLLESAAEPDGTLKAWSGATDIFITPGYRFRAVDVLMTNFHLPRSTLFMLVSAFAGLETMRAAYTHAISTGYRFYSYGDSSLLFRKTS, encoded by the coding sequence ATGCGCGTAGACCTGTTCGATTTCGACCTGCCGGAGGAGAATATTGCGCTCAGGCCCGCAAACCCGCGCGACAGCGCCCGGCTGCTCGTCGTTCAGCCGGATGGGACCGAAGTGCTGAGTGATCATGTGGTGCGCGACCTGCCGTCGTTTCTGAAGGCCGGCGATGCGCTGGTGTTCAATGATACCAAGGTGATCCCGGCCCAGCTTGAAGGGATCCGTTCGCGCGAGGGCGCGCCGGACCTGCATCTCTCGGCGACGCTGCACATGCGCATTGCCCCAGATGCCTGGAAGGCCTTCGCCAAGCCCGGCAAGCGGCTGAAGATCGGCGATCGCATCCGCTTTGGCCATTCCGGCAGTTCCTGCTTCCTTGGCACGCTCGATGCGGTGCTGGAGGAGAAGGGTGAGGGCGGCGAGGTGACGCTGCGCTTTGATCTCTCTGGCCCATCGCTCGACGAGGCGATCATGGCGGTCGGGCATATTCCGCTGCCGCCCTATATCGCCGCCAAGCGCCCGGAAGACGAGCAGGACAGCCGCGACTACCAGACGATCTATGCCCGCGAGGAGGGTGCGGTGGCCGCGCCGACTGCCGGCCTGCATTTCACGCCGGATCTGTTTGCCGCACTGGATGCGGCCGGCATCGAGCGGCATTTCGTGACGCTGCATGTGGGCGCAGGCACCTTCCTGCCGGTCAAGGCGGATGATACCGCCGAACACAAGATGCATTCGGAGATCGGCACCGTTTCACCGGCCACGGCGGGCGCGCTGAATGCCGTCCGGGCGCGGGGAGGGCGGATCGTTTCCGTCGGCACCACCTCGCTTCGGCTTCTCGAAAGCGCCGCGGAGCCGGACGGCACGCTCAAGGCCTGGTCCGGGGCAACCGACATTTTCATCACGCCCGGATACCGGTTCCGGGCCGTCGATGTGCTGATGACGAATTTCCACCTGCCGCGCTCGACGCTCTTCATGCTCGTTTCCGCCTTTGCGGGGCTGGAAACGATGCGTGCTGCTTACACCCACGCGATTTCCACGGGCTATCGCTTCTATTCCTACGGCGATTCCAGCCTGCTCTTCCGGAAAACCTCATGA